From the Lathyrus oleraceus cultivar Zhongwan6 chromosome 3, CAAS_Psat_ZW6_1.0, whole genome shotgun sequence genome, the window AGACATCCTCAACATTGATCTAATTGTGCCTGCTCCTCCTTTAGTATCTCCTGATGAGCTGGTCTCGGAGGATCTCCTGGAGCAACATGCATCATGTACGGATGTGACGCCCTGAACAACCATCCGATATACCCATCGACGTAGCTTTAATCGCTCACAGTTATGGTACTTTGTGCCTCCTCTGATATTAGATGACTCTCATAATCATCAAGCATAACATTCATATGTCTACGCGTCAAAGCAGAAGGAGCAGAGACAATAGGGTGTTTGAGAATGGTCTGGATGTAGTCGATCTGCCGCATGATGCCTTCGGGCAGATGAAGAGCAGTGAGACGTGATCCACAAGCCAACCATCCAGAGTATAACACTATCTCGTCAAATGATCGCGTATCACTGTGATCGTCATAGCTGTTGAAGTGCATGTCCTCGGCAATCAAGCGGTCAAGATACACTATGAATGGCTCAGTCGTCTGCTTCCCTCTGAGTGGCGCAAAAGCGGTAGCGTGCGGCATATCCTCAGTGTAAGTTGGTACACTCGCTCAGTCGGAGATGCGTGGGAAGTGCTAAAGGATCCAAGCCTGAAAATTTGGAACACACGAATCATAAGTAATGGTGTTGtaaagatgaaatgaaaatgacacaTAAAGATTAAAAGACCAATAAATATTACCGCCAGTAGTGTGAATGTTGCTCGTGACCTGCTTCGTCCTCCACCTACAGCCATCTGAGAACTTCAAGTACAGGTAGACCAAACAAGCGATCCCCTAATTGTACTCATTGATCCGCTCGAAATCCTCAAAGTACCGTAGGTAGATAATATATGTATAAGTGGCACCATTGTCTACAAAAATCGCAGTGCCAACCAAATATAGCAGGCATGCTCTCATAGCGTGCACTTTGTGGAGCCTTGCATGCTCATCATCACCTGAAATCTGATGTTCTCTCTGGATCTCATATGTATATATATGCTTCAGGTATTAAAACCTAGCATAAGCTTGCCTGGTCCTAACCAACTTCTCCTCTACTTCCGCTGGATAAGCCCTCAGATAGTCAACCATCATCACGAGTGCCTCGTCTTTTGGAATCCTTTCATGATCTAGGAGTCTCCCCTGATCGGAAGGTGTATCAAACACGACACATTTAAGTATTTTTGCATGGTGACTAAACAACATATATAATGCATTAAGAAATGCCATATTTTTAAGATGTAGCACTGCTATTGAAAAATGTTTCAATGTTCCATCATTTCATAATAGAAGGGTTAACTTCTTAGAAGATTATAAAAGAAAGTGTTCATTACTTAAGTTGAAAAATATCCATTCAAATAGTACAATAATGGCTGGTGGATGAAGTGAACAAAAACAAAGAACTTTAATAAATTTTCTAGTATATTGTCATCAATGTATGATATTTGTGAAGTCTATTGATGCATTAAATATAGTGAAAGATGTTGTCACTTTGTGCAACATGTTCACTAAAGTTATTGAATAGATTGGACATAAAAATGTTGTTCATGTGGTGAAAGACAATGCATTCAACTATGTACAAGCATGATTTACGAGTGGTGGACAGATGCTTCGCCACCCTTAAGTTAGCAAAGTCTGTAGCATGAAAAAAATGTTAGTGTTATTATTTTGGATTCTAAGATTTAGAATGGTTATTTTATGATTGAAAAACTAATGACTCACAGCATAAAACTACTAAGAATTGTAGATAGTGATGAACAACTCTCTATGAATTACGTTTATGAGGGCATGCAAAAGATGAAGAATGCAATCAAGTAAATATTTAGGAAAAGGAAACCGGACGATGAGCCATACAGAGAAATCATTAAGACTAGATAGTCCCATTGATTATTTGTCTACTGCTATAATCGATTTTTGGGTGGCCGGAGAAAAATCACCTCTCAAATTTGATATtaataaaattgaaaattttctTTATCATGATAATGCAATTTCAATTGTTGACGAGTCTTTAAAACAACAAAAGATTGATCTTTAGTATGATTGAAATATGAAACAATCAAATTTATTTTcaactttttatttatttaatttaggTGATGTAGAATTTGGCACTATGGAGATTCAGTTGGAGGAGATTATTGTGTTGGAGATAACGGTGGTTCAAATGGGGAAGATTTTGTCCATTCTAATATCATAGGTAATCTAATAGTGATTCATAATTTACATCAACTATTCATTTTCTATGTTTTATTAGACACACAAGTGTCTATGATTTTAATAGATATTATGTTATTTTGAACTGTAATTTGATTTGAATTCTTGAAGCTATGACTTTCTTTTTGTATGAAACTATCTTATGAAGTTATGACTTTCTTTTTGTACGAAACTATTAATATTTGTTTAATTtgtatttatttttattttacaTATTGAAAACGATCTAACCTCGGCTAAAACTTTAAGATCTTGAATTGAATCTACAAGTACACCGGTTCAGTCCAATTCCgattttctttgaaatttttaagtATGAGTATTATTTTTTAGAGAAAATGGATGATGCATTAACAGTATAAATTTATTTTACAGTATCAACCAATGACGATCATGTATTCCATCAAATCAAATCAGAATGAAAATTTTAAACTACTTGTATGATATAATAAAATGATATATTTCTATTGGAtgacagtgtaaaactttttTATCCTATCATAGTATCACCATTAAACACATCTTTTTACGGTAAATACATAGACGACAGAGTGTGGAGACTATCTAAACCCCACATTAGACCATACGATCATCATGACATCATATACATTCTCAAAAGTCAAAAGAATGTAAAAAAATTGAGATAATGCTAGAGCAATAGGAATTTTGTCAATATGCTTCCCCTGCTTCCCCCATTGCTGCTGTTTTAATAATCATTTGTTGATATAGGGCTCTGACACATTTACATGATTGAACTATATCATGAGCAACAATATTAAAATACCAATCAATATCACTTGGTTTCATGTGTTGAAGATTAGTCCTTACTTAACCAATGAAGTATGGTATTTCAAGTGTTTATCCAATATAAAAATCTTCCATCAATGAAATGTCAAATCTTGATTGGTTAATGTTGAGTGATGAAATATCTATCATATACTTTTATTTTTGCTAATTAGCAACTAGCAAGAGGCTGAGTCTGGGCTCTTGCTATTAAAATGATAAATTTTAATATTGATTTGCAGTGAATCACTTAGGCCAACAGTCCACAGGAGAAGATAGTAACCATCTCAAGACTAGCAAAATTCAGTAATGATGAAGGAGTTTAATCTTTGACCGCTATGCTACATTTTGATTTGTTTGTGTATAATATATAGCTTTTTAAGCATTTTAATCTACATCATAGTGATACAAATCCAGCCTTCAATATGAAATGTAATATATTCATGCAATATCAACATTTTTCTGTTCTTTACTCCACAGCTTTTGTCATTGATAAAATTAATCTAATCCATTTCATACTCACCCCCATCAAGAAAAGAAATGAGTGGTTCATAGCTGTGTATCCAAAGAACAACTCTCCATCTCCAAACTGACCTTGTTAATTTCATTAATACAACATTACAATGTATTTATTGTATTAATGACATTAGAGATGCATCATTCAACTTTTGCTATCTCTCCAACAGGGATGCTGCTTTCTGCAACCGTTTCCCTTACAAATCTGGAATTTCAAGACCAAGAAATTATGCTTGTGAACAGGCAAACACATTGTTTTCTACAACCTTGACCAAAGAAAAAATATCTTGctcaaaaaaaaaagaataaaatacCTTTCCAATTTTTCACGTGAAGATTGCAATGTGTAGATTGAGAGGATGAAAGACAGCAAGAGCCCTGGACATATCCATTGGACATTAATATTATAAACAATAGCAACAAAAATGTTTTCTTTAGGCAAAATGCAACTTAGAACAAAGATGAGTTACCAAAATACACTCATTGTCCATGACTGGTAAGACAGTAAGAAAATATTGCAAGAACAAAATGAAAGCTAACAAGACACCCCATCTTTATGAATATATTAATAAAAGTAAGAATGATATGTATTTACCTGAACCAAACAGAACAAAAAATCCGGAAGTTACATCTATCTCGGAATGTTCCTTCCTGAAATATTTCAGAATGCATACTCAGAAATTTTTTCTACAAGCTATAATATACAAGGCTTAAATGAGAGTACAGTGTACCATTCAAAGTTCAAATGCTAATAAATACAGACAGTTCATGCATCTATCACTGAGAGTACAGTGTATCATTCTGATGCTTAAAAAGCACTCGAATTTTAGGAATGGAGAATGTTATTGAGGTCTTTAGGAAAAGTGTTGGTTGAAGATTTAGAAGCATTTAAGGCCTACATGTAAATAAATGCATGACAGTATCACCAATCTGTGCACTGCAAATTAATCAAAAAAGACTTTCGTATAGTGACAGTAACTGCCACAAGAATCAACCCTTAATCTGCAACATGTTTGCtaagttatttaaaaaaaagttGAGATTTTATTTTGATTTGTTCAAAATGTTTAACTGGTTTGGCAAAAAAGAAATGTTGACTAGTATTCTATTTAAGATTTGACCACAACCCATGTCCTACTGTATCACAATAGCAAAAACAATAATGAAAACTTTTTCCCAGAGGTTCCCATCTGTCTACTAAAACAACTCTGTTGTTATTTTTTAATCATAAATCACATCTAATGACAAACCATATTAAATCTAATATTTTTTAAGGATTTTCCTTATAGAGGTTTCTTTGGTCTCTTTATATTTAACTATTGAAACACATTTCATCTATTCCACCCTTCTCAATGATAAGTCTTCTCCACATACTCCCAAACCATCTAAGGAAACTACCATCTTTTACACAATCCTACCCAACTTTTTTCTCTAATACTTCCACAGTTCCACTCGTAAATCCTGATCATATCTTGCCTTGCATATTCACATATCCATTGTACATTCCAATCATATACTACTGTAACACAGCTCAAATAAAAATTCAGTTGAATAACACTACTGGCAAAACAAGATTGCAAAAAGAATTAAAAGTTCTAGCATTGTAAACCCACCAACCAAATGACAGATATATAAATGTAAAGAGAGAGCTGCAAATCAAAAAACACCAACCATGTGTATCGGGCAAGTATATGCTTTGGCCAATGCTGAGCATCCCAGAAGTGTTTACCGATCTCAGGATGAATTTCAACATCTGTAAATTCAACACAAATGTTTTAGCACAGTAAAAGCCAAAAAAATCTGTTATAATAGCGTAGCTTAAGTAAATAATGTCTAATGTTTCTCTTAAATGTAAAAGACTAATGGTATATTGGCATTTATCAAAGTGTAAGGTATCAACTTATTTGTAATTTTCATTAAATAAACACAAATTTAGAGGAAATGAACATTGCAAAATAAAATGTTGATAAAATGAACATGACAAATTTGGGAACATTAAATAAATAAGCTTTTAGATCCACAAACAGTTTACAGGCACAGATTTTGACATTTCCATGACGTATCAAGAGAGCCTTAGGTCACTCAATATAGAATCTAAATTTAACAGATATTTACTCAAGATAGTGTAGCTCAGTTCTATATACACCAGAAATGCTCTACTGAACATTAACCTATGATGTTAATTGTGCTGCTTCCATGCGCAATTGCGAAGCAACGGCGAGGTCCACCGTGACACATTTGGCCGGTGAAATGTGTTCTTTCCAACTGCATATTGTGTCAATATCGCATGTTGATGTCTACTTTTAGGGTTTGGGTGCAAAATCTTTCAAATATTCTTTTTCTTAACCATTGTGTTTATTTTTTAAGGGTATATTGCCATTTCATATTATTTCAAGTGACCTATTTAATTCTTTTTCACAAGGGCGAACCTATTTTGCTACTGTTCTCCTTCGTCTGCAAAGCTCTGTTTCTCCCTCTTCTGCATGCTAACTGTGAATCCCTATGTTTCTCATTCTACTGCGTGTGAAGCCCACTGCTCTTCTCTGTTTTGTTAGTTTCCTCTGTTCTTCTGTTCTGTTGGTTTCCTTTCCCACTCTTCtctattcatttgtcattttgTTTACTTTTAGAACTTTAATTAGTAGTTAAGTTACATTGAgttttaatttttaatgatagtGATATATGGCCAGAGTTGATTATAATTATTAAGTACGATTACCTCTCATATTTTTGTGTTTTGCTCTATTTTATTAGAAATTATGTTTAGTTTGCATATTGTTTTCAGTCTTTACAATGACAGATATCCCGCTATTCTGCTACAGCAGTTTTGAGGTCCGGCACTCTGCAGTCCGCGCCGCTATTCGAGATTAACAACATAGATATTAACCCAAAAAAGAGACATCAAAGCATGTACACCAACAAAACAAAGGAACAGAAAAAAACAGGACTTCATGCTGCAAACACTGTCCGAACCCGTTTTACAGCTAAAGGCCTCCCTCCCTGTTCATTTGCCATTTTGTTTACTTTTAGAACCTTAATTAGTAATTAAGTTACATTAGTTTTGATATTTAATGATAGCGATAAATGGCCAAAGATGACTCTGATTATCATGTAAGATTACCCCTTATATTTTGGTATTTATGTATCCTGTTAGAATTTATGTTTAGTTTGCATATTGTTTTTATTCTTTGCAATAGCAGATATCCTTCTATACCACTATGATACGGGTTTCTGGGTCTGGCGCTCTACAGTCCGCACTGCTACCCGAGATTAGCAAAATAGATATTAACCCCAAAAAAGAAATATCAAAGCATGAACACCAACAAAACAAAGGAACAGAAGAAAACAGAACTTCATGCCGCAAACACTGTCCGAACCCATTTTCCAGCTAAGGGCCTCCTATTCTTCCTCTGATCCTGTAATATCCCTTCCCCTCTCAGCTCATACCCTATATCCTCCTACTAATAGCCTAGCAGGCCTTCTCTAATGCTAGGCCAATCTTTTCATTTTATTCCACTCCTTCTATAAGCATAGGTCAGCGGCCATCAGTGACATGCAAAAGCTAAGAATAATAATACTCTTGCAGCATGTCAGAAACCAGTAAGTAGTATATAAAGAACTTAGTTGCATTTTTATAAATTGCATTAGAGAAGAACAACGTACAGTGATGTGGCATATCCACAACTTTTGCAGTAACACCAAGAAAGTCACTTCCTGAATATTTCTGCACaaaaataaaattccaataaaaaaTTTCCTAGTGTCTCTGTTTTATTGTTTGCATCCACAAACTCATATAATCCAGCACAATAATTGGCTAAATTGCACAACTTGATGAAGATGATCTATCTTAAACACATCATTACCAGTTCTATATCAATCATTGGAACCTCTGTACTTTTCCGATTAACCACTAAAAGCCATGGGATATAAAATTTCTCCCTTCCAACTTGAAATGATCTGcatataaattttaaaataaaaattataacCAAAATTTCTTCTTCAATTTAGAGGGGCTCAAGGAAGTCCTGTAAAAATCATAAAACGACAAAACTCTCCCCCATATTGCATAACTGGAACAACTGCACAGAATTTCTATCATCGGTTATTCCTTTAATTTCCTACTACAAGCATTCTATTTTTACCGACACTTCTTTCTCACAAAATGCACACTACAAAATAAATCAATATCTATTACTAGCAAAGCACTTGATCAATCTAGCTAAAAACAGTGTTGTCCAATATGTGAAGGATGACAGCACCATGCCGTTTTATGGTGGAAATGTCGACTTAAAATGATAAAACTTCGGCTTTCTAGCATGATCTGCCATATGCAACCTATAACACCAGCTAAAGATCACCCGTCTTTTTGATTTGATACACATTTTCTCCATAGAATCTTTAACCAACATCTCAAGTTGATGCATCTGAATGAAATGCCTTTTTTTCTCTCTCAAACTACTACTTCTTGCCTAGTGCATTTTGAACTAAAAAATCTATTTAACTAAAGGAAAACTTACTACAGATCACGCAAATTCAAACACTGTATTGAAACGCAGTATACAGAAGCAAATTTCTCACATTTTATAAGGATCAGCCCCAGTGTAACCCGTTGGCTTGGGTAAGGGAACCAAAACCTGAAAATCCAATTGACATAAAAAAACTAATTACAAATCGCAATAACCATACATCAAGCATAAATAAAAATTagataaaaaaacaaaaaaacaaaaacaaaaccctaattttaCAAAACTAGAACACGCGAACCTCACGATTCACTGCGAAGATGGGGCAATGGCGGCCAATGAGGTCCTGCCACACGGTTCTCGACTGCAATTTGAAAGAAAAATAGATGAAACGGCATCGTATGAGAATGAAAGGAACAGTAGAGTAATGAAGAATTGCGAAAAGAAAAATTGAGGGGACGAACGGAGTGGTATTGACCCATGCGGCTCATAGGGACGGTGTCGCCGGGTTTGTAAGCGAGAGTGATCGAAATTAGTGATGATATTAACAGAAGTAGTAGCCACGGTGGCGAGAGAAGCAGTTTCATGGTGGTTGCAGCCATGGCTAGGTAATAGCTACGAACTGAACTTTGTTGACTCCTCTGTCGTACTAACGTTCATTCTGCACCGTTTTGGAGTGTGATGTCGTCTATGTTTGTTGGGCTGGTCAATTGGACCAAGATGAGGCCCATGAATGTTGTTTATAAAAAAATTCAGAGAATTTCTTAATGAATCATATATATTATTAGTGCACCACGTGAAAATAATAAAATGTCCAAAATTTTGGAGATGTAATTTCGGACGCACATCAAACAAGCATACTATAAGTTAATTTTGATTCACGTTTTAGGAGTGTGATTTTTTTATTCTTGAGATGCATCTCTGGAAACTGTTCGTAGACGCATCTCCATAGTATACTAAAGCAGGAACAGAAACAACAAAAAACCAGAAAGTTGTATTTCCATAAAATAAAATTATCATTCATAACATAAAATAATTATTACATAGGTGATGTTAAAATAAAACCAAACATTACATTTCAATACCCAGGTGGATGCTTCAACATCTTCACAATATTTTCGACTGATCTTGAAATCATCACTTTCATCTTGATCAAAAATTTTGTTTCGAAACGGAAAAATGTATTTCACCTAACTCTAACATCTGCATCAATCTTGAGCTGATAGTTATTGAACTTAATCTTGTCTTCGTTGTTAATTGACAGTTAACAGTACTAGAACTTCACGATTTTTTTATTATCTCCGCAAGATAGGAGATTAAGCACTTCGTATTGAAAATCTACAAAAGAGTTGAGCTTAAACTTTCACTCGGTGTTGCATCGGAGAAGGAGACATTTTTCGACATACCATGATGACATTTTCCGTTTGtatgaaataaaaaacaagagcCCCTAAATTTATAGAAGTTGCATATAAATGTTGACCTCGAAAAATTTATCATGTATCAATGTTGGTTTTGGAGATACAATTATGGTACCTTCTTGTTATCTTATTCTAGAGATACATCTTCGGAACCTCTTCTGAACCATACAGAAAACATAACATATGTGTTTTGTTTGGAAAATGAGCAAATATTTTGGAAGATAtcaaaaaatatattaaaatatttgaaattgtATATATTACACTTTATTAATATTAATACACAATTACATAAAGTTAATTGATGACGAAAAACTAAAACGAATCAAAAGACTTGTCGCCATCTAAATCTATAAGTATGGGTGGTACCCCCTTTGACTTTTGTGCATTTGATTATCTTTCAATGTTGCTCAATTTCTCGAACTCTTACATCCTTTCCACAAAATGGTTCGGTCAAATCTTAGCTTTTATTGTTGAATGAGCTTCCCACTCTGGTGATGTAAGTGGTATAGGGCATCCCGGTTTCAAGTAAACTTGAACAAAATGTCGTGATTTTGAAAGTCGCTCAATACACAATACATGTTCATTTGGATTTTGAGATGGGCGATGCGTAGTGGGAAAAAAGTTTTCGAAAAACTGTATCGTGCAAGATCAATACATATTATATCATACGTGCATGCTATGAGGTGACCCATTTCAGGGAAGCACATCCATCTTGCGTATGGTATCGGTCCACTAAAGCAAGGAACAATAGACTCATAATTGTACGTCGAATCAATTATGGACACATTAGAAAACGTGTTGAACAACTTGATGGAATCAAGATAagtccaaaatatatctctaaTGGTTACTTCATCCTCGTATGTTCGGTACCTAGACACATAATTGTTATCATCCAATAGTTTCAAGAGTTGTTGCATTTTAGTTctatccccccccccccccatcGGCGCCTTGTTAATTTGGTACTGAATATTGTACACTTGCTTGATATTTGAGATATTTTTGGGTCTTTTACATTTCAAAGTTGCAAGTATATTTTCAGTTGAATC encodes:
- the LOC127127328 gene encoding uncharacterized protein LOC127127328, which gives rise to MAATTMKLLLSPPWLLLLLISSLISITLAYKPGDTVPMSRMGQYHSSRTVWQDLIGRHCPIFAVNREVLVPLPKPTGYTGADPYKISFQVGREKFYIPWLLVVNRKSTEVPMIDIELKYSGSDFLGVTAKVVDMPHHYVEIHPEIGKHFWDAQHWPKHILARYTWKEHSEIDVTSGFFVLFGSGLLLSFILSIYTLQSSREKLERFVRETVAESSIPVGEIAKVE